The DNA segment ATAGTTAGCATATTTATAGACCCCGAAATAAAACAGGTTGACGCCTGTAAAGAAATTCAAGCTGACTGCGTTGAACTTCACACTGGAAAATACGCGAAATATTTCAAAGATTTCGGGACAAATTCAAAAGAGTTCTTACAGGAGCTTGAAAGGATAAAATCCGCCTCGTCAAAAGCCGTTGAGAACGGATTAATTCTAAATGCAGGGCATGGCTTAGATTATGATAATATCAAAAATATCTGTAAAATAAACGATATGAACGAGTTTAACATAGGTTTTGCGATAATAGCCAAAGCGGTTTTTGCCGGACTTGAAAAAGCCGTGAAAGATATGAAAGATTTAATCAACAAATTTACACGGGAGAAACAGCATGTGCGGAATAGTGGGGTATATAGGCAAGTCTGAGTCGGTTGATATTATATTTGACGGGCTTAAAAAACTTGAATATCGGGGCTATGATTCGGCAGGCATTGCCGTGGTAAGTGACGGAAACATTGAAATAAGAAGAAGCGCCGGCAAACTTTCCAAATTAAAGGAAGTTTTATCAAAAAACCCAGCAAGTGGAAAACTAGGCGTAGGACATACCCGTTGGGCTACGCACGGAAAACCTTGTGAGGAAAACGCACATCCTCATACAGATTCTTCAGGTTCTATAGTCGTCGTGCATAACGGTATTATTGAAAATTATGTTGAGCTCAGAGAAAATCTTAAAAAAGATGGACATATTTTTAAATCTGAAACCGACACTGAAGTCATAGCTCATCTTGTGCGCAAATATTATAAAAATAATTTATTTGAGGCTGTCAAAAGAGCTTTAAAGGACGTTCGCGGCTCTTATGCTTTGGGCGTTATTTGTAAAGACGAACCTAATAAAATAGCTTGTGCAAGATACGACGCTCCTCTAATAATCGGTTGCGGGCAATGCGAAAATTTTATAGCTTCCGATATTCCCGCTTTACTTGCTTATACAAAAGATATGATTTTTCTTGAAAATGGAGATATTGCAGAAATTTCATCTGAAAAAATATTTATTTCAGATTTTTCCGGCAAAGAAATAAAACGCGAAATTAAGAAAATCTTGTGGGACGCAGTTCAGGCTGAAAAAGATGGATACAAGCATTTTATGCTTAAAGAAATTTACGAACAGCCGCGTGCTATAGAGGACACTTTCAGAGGAAGAATTTATCCTGACGAAGGAAAAGTTTATATTGAAGAAATAAAGTTGACGAAGGACTTTATAAAAAATCTTTCAAGAATTTACATAGTCGCTTGTGGAACTTCTTATCACGCGGGGCTGACTGCGAAGCTTTTAATTGAAAACTTTACAGGAATTCCTGTTGAAGTAGATATAGCTTCTGAGTTCCGTTACAGGCAGCCGATTTTTTTAGATAACAGTTTAACTGTCGCAATATCACAATCCGGTGAAACTGCAGACACAATAGCGGCTTTGCGTTTGGCAAAAGCAAATGGAAGCAAAACGCTTGCCGTTTGCAATGTCGTAGGTTCAAGTCTCAGCAGGGAAGCTGATGATGTGTTTTATACTCGCTGCGGACCAGAAATAAGTGTGGCTTCAACAAAGGCGTTTACGGGGCAGCTTACGGCTTTTTATATTTTGGCTTTGGATTGGTCTCAAAAACGCTTATCTTTGACGTCGGAGTTATTACAGAAATACATTAAAGAACTCTGGGCTATTCCCTTAAAAGTAAGCGATTTTCTTAATAATTCAGACGGCGTTTTAGAAGTAGCAAAAAATTATGCACATAAAAGGGATTTTTTGTATCTTGGCAGGCATGTTAATTATCCTGTAGCTTTAGAGGGCGCTTTAAAATTAAAAGAGATTTCTTACATACATGCTGAAGGATACGCCGCTGGCGAAATGAAGCATGGACCCATCGCTTTAATAGATGAAAGAATGCCGATAGTCGCCATAGCTGTTCGTTCGCAAATTTATGAAAAAATTGTTTCAAACATAGAAGAGGCAAAAGCGCGCGGTGGAACTATTATCGCAATTGCAAGCGACGGAGATAAAGCTATAGCTGTGCAGACTGACAGTCAAATTTATGTACATGAAACCGACGAGTTTTTTTCGCCGATAATAACGGCAATTCCTTTGCAGCTTTTGGCTTACCACATAGCGGTGATTTTAGGCTGTGATGTTGACCAGCCAAGAAACTTGGCAAAATCTGTAACTGTTGAATAATGACGGTTACATATAGAAAAATTAAAATAAGGAAAATTGCAGAAAAATGTAAGCCGTGCAAACGGCTTAAAGAATAGAATATTAATAAATTATTTTGGAAGTGCGGAGCAAGACCGCGCAGTATTTATAAAGAGAAAACTCTTTTAAATTCTCGTGACTCCAAAATAATCGTTTGCTTTTTGCCGTATATCTTTATTGATATACGGCAGTGGCGGCGATTATTGGGGACTGTCACGAGACTCCGATAATTCGCCGCTTTTTTTGCGCTTCCAATTTTATGGAGCACAAAATGCTAAGCCTTAACAGACCGCTTAACAAAGCAAAAGTTCAGAAAAACGACGAATTTTATACTCAACTTTCCGACATAGAAAAAGAGCTTAAACATTACAAAGCCCATTTTAAAAATAAAGTCGTATTATGTAACTGCGACGACCCGCGCATCTCAAATTTCTTTCATTATTTTTCTTATAACTTTGAAGCGTTAGGACTTAAAAAACTGATTGCCACTTGCTATAAAAATCAGAATGCCGATTTGTTTAGCAGAAATGATAGCGAAAAAGCGATCTATTTGGAATATATAGGAGATAAAAATGACAATAACATCCCAGACACCGACGAGATAGGCATAAAATATTTAAAAGGAGACGGTGATTTTCGTTCGCAAGAATGTATTGAACTTTTAAAGCAATCCGATATAGTATGCACTAACCCGCCTTTTTCTTTGTTTAGGGAATATGTCGCTCAACTTATAGAACACAAGAAAAAATTTTTAATAATCGGTGACCAAAATGCAATCACATACAAAAAAATTTTTTTGCTTATCAAAAAAAACAAAATATGGCTCGGCGTAGATAACGGCGGGACAAAATGGTTTCAGGTTCCTCTACATTATAAAATAAAAACTCAAGCAAGAATAAAAGTAGAAAATGGCGTTAAGTTTTTCAGCAAGGGAAGTATTATGTGGTTTACTAATCTTGACCATAAAAAGCGTCATCAAAATTTAATCCTTTACAGAAAATATAATCCAAAAGATTATCCAAAATACGATAATTATGACGTAATAGAGGTAAGCAAAGTCGCCGATATACCAGTTGGCTACAACGGCATTATGGGCGTGCCAATCACTTTTCTTGATAAATATAATCCAGAACAATTTGAAGTGTTAGGATTAGACGATCATAGAATACAATATCCTAAATTAGCTGGTTGCAATAGCATCAATGGAAAGCAAATTTATAGACGCATTATTATTAGAAATAAGGAGTCTTTAAATGAAAATAGAACTCAAAGAAATTACCGTCGGGGAATTAACAAACGGGTATAAAGATAATGCGGAAAACGGCGTTATAGGTTTTAGCGGAAAACTTGATATTCGTCCACCGTATCAGCGGGAATTTATTTATAAAGACAAACAACGCGATGCCGTTATTGATACTATTGTAAAAAACTTTCCGCTAAACGTAATGTATTGGGCTGTCAGAGACGACAGAAAATTTGAAGTTATAGACGGGCAGCAGCGCACAATTTCCGTTTGTCAATATGTCAACGGCGATTTTGCTTTTGATATGAGATATTTTCACAATCTGAAAAAAGATGAGCAGAATAAAATTCTTAACTATAAACTTATGATTTATATTTGCGAAGGAACAGACAGTGAAAAATTGCAATGGTTTAAAACAATAAACATAGCAGGCGAAAAACTTTCAGAGCAAGAATTAAGAAACGCAGTTTATGCGGGTTCTTGGGTATCAGATGCAAAAAGATACTTTTCAAAAAATGGTTGTCCTGCCTATCGAATAGCAAGCGACTATCTTAATGGTTCGTATATACGACAAGAATATTTAGAAACCGCTATTGATTGGATTTCTAAAGGCAATATTGAGGTTTATATGTCAAATCATCAGGGCGACGCAAACGCTCTTGCCCTGTGGACGTATTTTCAATCTGTAATAACTTGGGTAAGTGGAGTTTTTACAAAGAAAAGAAATTTTATGAAAGGCGTTGATTGGGGAATGCTTTACAATAAATACAAAGACAAAATCTTTGATGCGGTTAAAATAGAAAAAGAAACTGCCGAACTTATACTTGACGACGACGTTACAAAAAAGAGCGGGATTTATCCTTATATTTTAACGCGTGACGAAAAATATCTTTCAATACGCGTGTTTTCGCAAGCCCAAAGGCAAAAAGCGTATTTAAGCCAAAAAAGCATATGCGCAAAATGTGAAAAACATTTTGAGATAGGCGAAATGGAAGCCGACCACATAAAACCTTGGAGCAAAGGCGGGCAAACCATCCAAGAAAACTGCCAAATGTTATGCAAAGATTGCAACCGCAGAAAAAGTGGCAAATAAAACAAAAATTTAGAGTGTTTAACTATTAAAAAAGCAAGCCTGCGCGTATCGTAAAGCCGGTGGTCAAAAAATGCTAAAATACAGTTATGCATATAAACATTTCAAACATTCAAATACCATATGAAGATTTTCTTATAAGAGCCGGCTATAAAAGAAATGCTTCGCCGCCTTACGGAAACATGGAAATTTTGATTTCGGAAACTTTTCAAATTACAAAAATGCTTATAAAACCTAAAGCCGCAGTTGTTTTTGCCGATATAAAAATAACGGAAAACGTCATCGATTTCAAAGGTGGTTTCGGCATAAAAAGCATTTCACTTTCAAAGCTTTTAAACGGCTGCTTTAAAGCTTACGGAGTTGCGGTAACCATAGGAAGTGCTCTGGAAAAAAAAAGAAATGATTTAATATCGAAAAAAGAGACTTCACGGGCTTTTCTTCTTGATTGTGCTGGTTCGGTTGCAGCCGAAGAAGCAATTAAATCTGCAAATTTACAGATTAAACAGTTTGAAGAAACACAAAACAATATGACTACAAAAAGGTTTTCTCCCGGATATGGAGATTGGAAGCTGGACTCTCAGAAAGAGTTTCTCAAGTGGATAGGTGCCGGCGGCATAGGAATTTTTCTTGGAGGTGCTTGTCAGATGATTCCCGAAAAGTCCGTTTCGGCCATAATAGGAGTGAGCGGAAAATAGAACAACAAGATACGGCAGACGGAGATAAAAAGTATGGATAAAAAAAGTTTTTTGGATTTGCTTGAAAATAAAGTGCTCATAATGGACGGAGCCACGGGAACACAGCTTCAGGAAAAAAAATATCTTGACGATATTGCAATACCCGAAGAGCTAAACATAAAATTTCCGGAAAGAATTTTGGAAATATATTCTTCATACGCGCAGGCTGGTTCAAACATAATTCTTTCAAACACTTTCGGCGCAAATCCCATAAGGCTTAAATATCACAATCTTTTAGATAAAGCTTCCGACATAATAAGAGAAGGCATAAATCTTGCGCGTGCAGCTGCAGGAAGAAAAGACATTATTGTTGCCGGCGATATTTCTTCGCTGGGCGAATATATTGAGCCGCTCGGAACACTTTCTTTTGATGAAGCTTACGAAGCTTTTTCTTTTCAGGCCGCTCTGCTTGAAAAACATAACGCCGACATAATAATTCTTGAAACCATGCCGGAAATAAAAGAGCTTAAAGCCGCAGTTTTAGCCGTAAAAGATAATTTTAAAGGAGCTCTCGTAGCGCAGATGACTTTTTCACAGGACGGGCTGACAGTTACAGGAAGCGATATTTTGAGTTTTCTTGCCATGGCTGAAAGCCTTGGCGTTGACGCAATAGGGCTTAACTGTTCTGTAGGCGCAAAAGATTTGGCGGAAATGGCTAAAGTGCTTTGCGAAAACACGAATATTCCCGTATCTTTTAAACCGAACGCCGGAATGCCAACCCTTATAAATCACGAAACCGTTTTTCCAGGAACGATTGAAGAGTTTATCGAATCAAGCCTTAAAGCTTATTCTTACGGTGTGAATATGTTCGGAGGTTGTTGTGGAACAAACCCCGATTATATAAAGGCTCTTTCGAAAGAACTTAAAGATAAAAAGCCAGTTGTAAGAAACGTAAAAAAGAGATTCTTTCTTTCGTCAAGAAACAAAGCCTCCGATATAAACGAGCTTAAAAGACCGATAATTATTGG comes from the Candidatus Endomicrobium procryptotermitis genome and includes:
- a CDS encoding pyridoxine 5'-phosphate synthase, with product MIKLGINIDHIATLRQARKEEFPSVIQAAAVCEKAGANSITVHLREDRRHIQDKDVYDLREILRTKLNLEMSSSQDIIEIAIKVKPDYVCLVPEKRQELTTEGGLDVAGQKEKLKDVAARLKQSGTIVSIFIDPEIKQVDACKEIQADCVELHTGKYAKYFKDFGTNSKEFLQELERIKSASSKAVENGLILNAGHGLDYDNIKNICKINDMNEFNIGFAIIAKAVFAGLEKAVKDMKDLINKFTREKQHVRNSGVYRQV
- the glmS gene encoding glutamine--fructose-6-phosphate transaminase (isomerizing), whose amino-acid sequence is MCGIVGYIGKSESVDIIFDGLKKLEYRGYDSAGIAVVSDGNIEIRRSAGKLSKLKEVLSKNPASGKLGVGHTRWATHGKPCEENAHPHTDSSGSIVVVHNGIIENYVELRENLKKDGHIFKSETDTEVIAHLVRKYYKNNLFEAVKRALKDVRGSYALGVICKDEPNKIACARYDAPLIIGCGQCENFIASDIPALLAYTKDMIFLENGDIAEISSEKIFISDFSGKEIKREIKKILWDAVQAEKDGYKHFMLKEIYEQPRAIEDTFRGRIYPDEGKVYIEEIKLTKDFIKNLSRIYIVACGTSYHAGLTAKLLIENFTGIPVEVDIASEFRYRQPIFLDNSLTVAISQSGETADTIAALRLAKANGSKTLAVCNVVGSSLSREADDVFYTRCGPEISVASTKAFTGQLTAFYILALDWSQKRLSLTSELLQKYIKELWAIPLKVSDFLNNSDGVLEVAKNYAHKRDFLYLGRHVNYPVALEGALKLKEISYIHAEGYAAGEMKHGPIALIDERMPIVAIAVRSQIYEKIVSNIEEAKARGGTIIAIASDGDKAIAVQTDSQIYVHETDEFFSPIITAIPLQLLAYHIAVILGCDVDQPRNLAKSVTVE
- a CDS encoding adenine-specific methyltransferase EcoRI family protein; this translates as MLSLNRPLNKAKVQKNDEFYTQLSDIEKELKHYKAHFKNKVVLCNCDDPRISNFFHYFSYNFEALGLKKLIATCYKNQNADLFSRNDSEKAIYLEYIGDKNDNNIPDTDEIGIKYLKGDGDFRSQECIELLKQSDIVCTNPPFSLFREYVAQLIEHKKKFLIIGDQNAITYKKIFLLIKKNKIWLGVDNGGTKWFQVPLHYKIKTQARIKVENGVKFFSKGSIMWFTNLDHKKRHQNLILYRKYNPKDYPKYDNYDVIEVSKVADIPVGYNGIMGVPITFLDKYNPEQFEVLGLDDHRIQYPKLAGCNSINGKQIYRRIIIRNKESLNENRTQRNYRRGINKRV
- a CDS encoding DUF262 domain-containing protein, yielding MKIELKEITVGELTNGYKDNAENGVIGFSGKLDIRPPYQREFIYKDKQRDAVIDTIVKNFPLNVMYWAVRDDRKFEVIDGQQRTISVCQYVNGDFAFDMRYFHNLKKDEQNKILNYKLMIYICEGTDSEKLQWFKTINIAGEKLSEQELRNAVYAGSWVSDAKRYFSKNGCPAYRIASDYLNGSYIRQEYLETAIDWISKGNIEVYMSNHQGDANALALWTYFQSVITWVSGVFTKKRNFMKGVDWGMLYNKYKDKIFDAVKIEKETAELILDDDVTKKSGIYPYILTRDEKYLSIRVFSQAQRQKAYLSQKSICAKCEKHFEIGEMEADHIKPWSKGGQTIQENCQMLCKDCNRRKSGK